A section of the Streptomyces sp. CG1 genome encodes:
- a CDS encoding CaiB/BaiF CoA transferase family protein, translating to MDQQPLPLAGITVVAVEQAVSAPFATRQLADLGARVIKVERVDGGDFARGYDTAARGLASHFVWCNRGKESLALDLKDPRGLAAVRRLIADADVFVQNLAHGAAARLGLDAATLCAAHPRLIAVDISGYGSFGPYADKRAYDMLVQCEAGLVSVTGTPEQPVKAGVPAADIAAAMYAFSGVLAALVRRGTTGRGGPVEVSMLEALAEWLGHPLHHAMHGGEPPARTGLAHAVIAPYDAYPTADGGRVLLSVQNDREWRRLAEQVIGRPELGTDRAYATNASRVANREKTDELVARALGALDAEEALVRLEKAGIACARLRNLHELAAHPQLAARERWRAVGSPVGPLQALLPPITLPGGDEARMGDVPALGQHTGALLRAVGMTDDEIAAMRRDGAAA from the coding sequence ATGGACCAGCAGCCCCTGCCCCTTGCGGGCATCACCGTCGTCGCCGTCGAACAGGCCGTGTCCGCGCCCTTCGCGACCCGGCAACTCGCCGACCTGGGCGCCCGGGTCATCAAGGTGGAGCGGGTCGACGGCGGCGACTTCGCGCGCGGCTACGACACGGCGGCCCGCGGTCTCGCCTCGCACTTCGTGTGGTGCAACCGCGGCAAGGAGTCCCTCGCGCTGGACCTGAAGGACCCGCGCGGCCTGGCCGCCGTACGGCGGCTGATCGCGGACGCGGACGTGTTCGTGCAGAACCTCGCGCACGGGGCGGCGGCCCGGCTCGGTCTTGACGCGGCCACGCTGTGCGCGGCGCATCCGCGGCTGATCGCCGTGGACATCTCCGGCTACGGCTCCTTCGGGCCGTACGCGGACAAGCGGGCGTACGACATGCTCGTGCAGTGCGAGGCGGGGCTCGTGTCGGTGACGGGGACGCCGGAGCAGCCGGTGAAGGCGGGGGTTCCGGCGGCGGACATCGCGGCGGCCATGTACGCGTTCTCGGGTGTCCTGGCGGCTCTGGTGCGGCGGGGGACGACCGGGCGGGGCGGGCCGGTGGAGGTGTCGATGCTGGAGGCGCTCGCCGAGTGGCTGGGGCATCCGCTGCACCATGCGATGCATGGGGGTGAGCCCCCGGCGCGCACCGGCCTCGCGCACGCCGTCATCGCGCCGTACGACGCCTATCCGACGGCGGACGGCGGGCGGGTGCTGCTGTCCGTGCAGAACGACCGGGAGTGGCGGCGGCTGGCCGAACAGGTCATAGGACGCCCGGAACTGGGGACGGATCGGGCGTACGCGACGAACGCATCACGGGTCGCGAACAGGGAGAAGACGGACGAGCTGGTGGCGCGGGCGCTCGGTGCGCTGGACGCCGAGGAGGCGCTGGTCCGGCTGGAGAAGGCGGGCATCGCCTGTGCCCGCCTGCGGAATCTGCACGAACTGGCCGCGCATCCGCAGCTCGCGGCCCGGGAGCGGTGGCGGGCGGTGGGGTCGCCGGTCGGGCCGTTGCAGGCGCTGCTGCCTCCCATCACACTGCCGGGCGGGGACGAGGCACGGATGGGTGATGTGCCCGCGCTCGGACAGCACACCGGGGCGCTGCTGCGTGCCGTGGGGATGACGGACGACGAGATCGCAGCGATGCGCCGGGACGGTGCGGCGGCCTGA
- a CDS encoding GntR family transcriptional regulator, translating to MTSFAPDSIVLNRKLPLWYQVSQSLRASILGRSPEDPLRLPTEEQLAEHYGVSVLTMRQALKELEDEGLISRHRRRGTFIEPGVRRGAPVRLLGSVDAIVAQQSGMTTELLDHGPVPVPAGLAEYFPGLAEVAAYHRLRHDEKTGEPTNHAVNHIRPELAARIDPDDLVRWPMTKVLRDVVKADISRITDTVEARLADPETARLLQVPLLSPILHYTGVTYDTEGRVLDVAVIHYRGDRFSFTVTLDAT from the coding sequence GTGACCTCCTTCGCCCCGGATTCGATCGTCCTGAACCGCAAGCTGCCGCTGTGGTACCAGGTGTCGCAGTCGCTGCGCGCCTCGATACTCGGCCGCTCCCCCGAGGACCCGCTGCGGCTGCCCACGGAGGAGCAGCTGGCGGAGCACTACGGCGTGAGCGTGCTGACGATGCGGCAGGCGCTGAAGGAGCTGGAGGACGAGGGGCTGATCAGCCGCCACCGGCGGCGCGGCACGTTCATCGAGCCCGGGGTGCGGCGCGGGGCACCCGTGCGGCTGCTGGGCTCGGTGGACGCGATCGTGGCCCAGCAGTCCGGGATGACGACCGAGCTGCTGGACCACGGCCCGGTGCCCGTGCCGGCCGGGCTCGCCGAGTACTTTCCCGGCCTCGCGGAGGTGGCGGCGTACCACCGCCTGCGCCACGACGAGAAGACCGGTGAGCCGACGAACCACGCCGTCAACCACATCCGCCCCGAACTGGCCGCGCGGATCGACCCGGACGACCTGGTCCGCTGGCCGATGACCAAGGTGCTGCGGGACGTCGTCAAGGCGGACATCAGCCGTATCACGGACACGGTGGAGGCCCGCCTCGCCGACCCGGAGACCGCCCGCCTCCTCCAAGTACCGCTGCTCAGCCCGATCCTGCACTACACGGGTGTCACGTACGACACCGAGGGCAGGGTGCTGGATGTGGCGGTGATCCACTACCGGGGGGACCGGTTCTCGTTCACGGTGACTCTGGATGCGACCTGA
- a CDS encoding ABC transporter permease translates to MSALAYDGLAMTGRQLRRVRNTPGLAVLTQIMPINMLLFFGYVFGSALAMPGREYRAFLVPGLLVATAAGGLMTGMFQAAADTHRGVMDRFRTMPVSRAAVPLGQAVADLVVTAVGTVPLLLVGLAVGWRIEGSAVDAAGAVGLLLLFRFACTCAGIFLGLLTRSEDAAGQLGASSFVLPLLSNAYIPTGNLPGWLRTLAEWNPISAVTTALRDLFGNAPVPPDSAWPVAHPVAGALAWSLVLVAVFLPLAVRRYSRGE, encoded by the coding sequence ATGAGCGCGTTGGCCTACGACGGTCTGGCGATGACCGGGCGGCAGCTGCGCCGGGTCCGCAACACCCCGGGTCTGGCGGTCCTGACCCAGATCATGCCGATCAACATGCTGCTGTTCTTCGGCTATGTGTTCGGCAGCGCCCTGGCGATGCCCGGCCGCGAGTACCGGGCCTTCCTGGTGCCGGGGCTGCTCGTCGCGACCGCGGCCGGCGGGCTGATGACCGGCATGTTCCAGGCTGCCGCGGACACGCACCGGGGTGTGATGGACCGGTTCCGCACCATGCCGGTGAGCCGGGCCGCCGTGCCCCTCGGACAGGCGGTCGCCGACCTGGTCGTCACGGCCGTCGGCACGGTGCCGCTGCTGCTGGTCGGGCTCGCGGTGGGCTGGCGGATCGAGGGGTCCGCGGTCGACGCGGCCGGTGCCGTGGGGCTGCTGCTGCTCTTCCGGTTCGCCTGCACCTGCGCCGGGATCTTCCTGGGGCTGCTCACCCGAAGCGAGGACGCGGCCGGGCAGCTCGGCGCCTCCTCCTTCGTGCTGCCCCTGCTGTCCAACGCCTACATCCCCACGGGCAACCTGCCCGGCTGGCTGCGCACGCTCGCCGAGTGGAACCCGATCAGCGCGGTGACGACGGCCCTGCGCGACCTCTTCGGCAACGCACCGGTACCGCCGGACTCCGCGTGGCCGGTGGCCCACCCGGTCGCCGGGGCGCTCGCCTGGAGCCTGGTCCTCGTCGCCGTCTTCCTGCCGCTGGCCGTCCGCCGGTACAGCCGCGGCGAGTGA
- a CDS encoding TetR family transcriptional regulator: MKSVPHATSLRRAPVQRRSAERLTRILDACAELLDEVGYDALSTRAVALRAGVPIGSVYRFFGNKRQMADALAQRNLERYTERVTERLKAARGGGDWRAAMDAVLDEYLAMKRTAPGFSLVDFGNQIPVGTRHTEPNTRVADRLTKLLSGYLDRTPDDELRRVFLVAVEAADTLVQLAFRTDPDGDEAIITETRELLRAYLGRVLD, from the coding sequence ATGAAGTCCGTGCCCCATGCGACATCGCTCCGCCGCGCGCCCGTTCAGCGGCGCAGCGCAGAACGGCTGACCAGGATCCTCGACGCCTGCGCCGAACTCCTCGACGAGGTCGGCTACGACGCCCTGAGCACCCGCGCCGTCGCCCTGCGCGCCGGTGTCCCCATCGGCTCCGTCTACCGGTTCTTCGGCAACAAGCGGCAGATGGCCGACGCCCTCGCCCAGCGCAACCTGGAGCGGTACACCGAGCGCGTCACCGAGCGGCTGAAGGCGGCGCGCGGTGGGGGAGACTGGCGGGCGGCGATGGACGCCGTCCTCGACGAGTACCTGGCCATGAAGCGGACCGCGCCGGGCTTCTCCCTGGTCGACTTCGGCAACCAGATACCGGTCGGCACCCGGCACACCGAGCCCAACACCCGTGTCGCCGACCGGCTCACCAAGCTGCTCTCCGGCTACCTCGACCGCACGCCCGACGACGAGCTGCGCCGGGTCTTCCTGGTCGCCGTGGAGGCCGCGGACACCCTCGTCCAGCTGGCCTTCCGGACCGACCCGGACGGGGACGAGGCGATCATCACGGAGACGCGGGAGCTGTTGCGGGCATATCTGGGGCGCGTGCTCGACTGA
- a CDS encoding DUF4331 domain-containing protein codes for MTPLFSRGPFSRRGPGRTGLVTLICGALAAGGLTAAGVAALAPGAASASSHREAPLISGTPQYDNTDLYAFVSPDKPDTTTVVANWIPFEEPAGGPNFYTFADDAQYDIHIDNNGDAKDDLIFRYTFKTHTKNGNTFLYNTGVVKSLDDPNLNITQTYDIDLLRLKHDRVAYRTRLAEDVPVAPSNVGKASMPDYAKLRSQAVYKTAGGATTFAGQADDPFFADLRVFDLLYGGNLSEVGNDTLKGYNVNTIALQVPTDLIRESSKQPVVGIWSTTQRRNAQGYYTQVSRLGNPLVNEVVNPQRDKDKFNASQPAYDAQFLKNVTNPELPKLIEQIYKIKAPSEPRNDLVDVFLKGVKGLNQPPYVRPSEELRLNTSIKPSMHPKRLGVLDGDNAGFPNGRRLTDDVVDEALQVMEGSLVGMKNNLGDGVDTNDQNFEKYFPYVAEPTSGSRGPLAKGTTAGTDVRSQLGDALQPAGSSGGSGSGNTVLIAASAASGAAGILLLGTAVGWWRRRIRRPY; via the coding sequence ATGACACCTCTCTTCTCCAGGGGTCCCTTCTCCAGGCGCGGCCCGGGACGCACGGGCCTGGTCACGCTCATCTGCGGGGCGCTGGCCGCCGGAGGGCTCACCGCGGCCGGCGTCGCCGCGCTGGCACCCGGGGCGGCCTCGGCCTCCTCCCACCGGGAGGCCCCGCTGATCTCGGGGACCCCGCAGTACGACAACACCGACCTGTACGCGTTCGTCAGCCCCGACAAGCCCGACACGACGACGGTCGTGGCGAACTGGATCCCGTTCGAGGAGCCGGCGGGCGGCCCGAACTTCTACACGTTCGCCGACGACGCCCAGTACGACATCCACATCGACAACAACGGTGACGCGAAAGACGACCTGATCTTCCGCTACACCTTCAAGACCCACACGAAGAACGGCAACACGTTCCTCTACAACACCGGTGTCGTGAAGAGCCTCGACGACCCGAACCTCAACATCACGCAGACCTACGACATCGATCTGCTCCGGCTCAAGCACGACCGGGTGGCGTACCGGACCAGGCTCGCCGAGGACGTGCCGGTCGCGCCGTCGAACGTCGGCAAGGCCTCCATGCCGGACTACGCCAAGCTGCGCTCGCAGGCCGTCTACAAGACTGCGGGCGGCGCCACGACCTTCGCCGGGCAGGCGGACGACCCGTTCTTCGCCGACCTGCGCGTCTTCGACCTGCTCTACGGCGGCAACCTCAGCGAGGTCGGCAACGACACCCTCAAGGGCTACAACGTCAACACCATCGCCCTGCAGGTGCCCACCGACCTGATCCGCGAGTCCTCGAAGCAGCCGGTCGTCGGCATCTGGTCCACCACCCAGCGCCGCAACGCGCAGGGCTACTACACGCAGGTCTCGCGCCTGGGCAACCCGCTGGTCAACGAGGTCGTGAACCCGCAGAGGGACAAGGACAAGTTCAACGCCTCGCAGCCCGCGTACGACGCCCAGTTCCTGAAGAACGTCACCAACCCCGAACTGCCCAAGCTCATCGAGCAGATCTACAAGATCAAGGCGCCGAGCGAACCGCGCAACGACCTGGTCGACGTGTTCCTCAAGGGCGTCAAGGGCCTCAACCAGCCGCCGTACGTGCGGCCTTCCGAGGAGCTGCGCCTGAACACCTCGATCAAGCCGAGCATGCACCCCAAGCGGCTCGGTGTCCTGGACGGCGACAACGCGGGCTTCCCGAACGGACGTCGCCTCACCGACGACGTGGTGGACGAGGCACTCCAGGTGATGGAGGGCTCACTGGTCGGCATGAAGAACAACTTGGGCGACGGGGTCGACACGAACGACCAGAACTTCGAGAAGTACTTCCCGTACGTCGCCGAGCCCACCTCCGGTTCCCGCGGCCCGCTCGCCAAGGGCACGACCGCGGGTACGGACGTGCGCAGCCAGCTGGGTGACGCCCTGCAGCCGGCCGGGTCCTCCGGCGGTTCCGGATCCGGCAACACCGTGCTGATCGCCGCGTCGGCGGCCTCGGGCGCGGCCGGGATCCTGCTGCTCGGCACCGCCGTGGGCTGGTGGCGCCGCCGCATCCGCCGCCCGTACTGA
- a CDS encoding TetR/AcrR family transcriptional regulator, protein MAVRGAVPEVIWARPERTGRGPKPAYTRDDIAAAAVRIADGRGLDAVSMRHVAAELGCGTMSLYNYVPRKEDLYELMVDAISAEHELWEPSGDWRADMLRVARQTRELMRRHPWLPRLMSPVYGFSPHALRHLEHCLACLDPLEASYGAKLELIAMLNGIVTTYVRNELDTAERVRALPWSEDEESAVRGAYLGRQVASGAYPRMAEAFGEDAGPIDLEAVFERALGRLLDAFAPR, encoded by the coding sequence ATGGCAGTCCGAGGGGCCGTCCCCGAAGTGATCTGGGCGCGCCCCGAGCGCACCGGCCGGGGCCCGAAACCGGCGTACACCCGCGACGACATCGCGGCCGCCGCCGTCCGGATCGCCGACGGGCGGGGGCTCGACGCGGTGTCGATGCGGCATGTGGCGGCCGAGCTGGGCTGCGGCACCATGTCGCTGTACAACTACGTCCCCCGCAAGGAGGACCTGTACGAGCTCATGGTGGACGCGATCAGCGCGGAGCACGAGCTGTGGGAGCCGAGCGGTGACTGGCGCGCCGACATGCTCCGGGTGGCGCGGCAGACGCGTGAGCTGATGCGCCGGCACCCCTGGCTGCCGCGCCTGATGTCCCCGGTGTACGGCTTCAGCCCCCATGCCCTGCGCCATCTGGAGCACTGCCTGGCCTGCCTGGACCCGCTGGAGGCGTCCTACGGCGCCAAACTGGAGCTGATCGCGATGCTGAACGGCATCGTGACGACGTACGTCCGCAATGAACTCGACACCGCCGAGCGGGTGCGGGCGCTGCCGTGGTCGGAGGACGAGGAGAGCGCGGTGCGCGGGGCGTACCTCGGCCGTCAGGTCGCCTCCGGTGCGTATCCGAGGATGGCCGAGGCGTTCGGAGAGGACGCGGGGCCGATCGATCTGGAGGCGGTGTTCGAGCGGGCTTTGGGGCGGCTCTTGGACGCGTTTGCGCCACGGTAG
- a CDS encoding anti-sigma factor has product MSILGRLLRREDPHSLAAPYALDALEPGERRRFEKHLRGCDRCAAEVRELAEDAVRLAWSTAAPPPAALRERVFAAVRTTPQEQTAPARERTPQLPPHVWGAQPPPRRTRTPRTHPLFVPLATATAAAALVVASLFAVQAHHTQDRLNAERSRAREIAHVLAAPDARAVTSEDARGRGIGVIASASQEEAVVTLSGYGTPPDGRVRQLWLMRPRVQPRSLGLFAGDTPLVAKGLGASSTSLAVTVEPGGGSAQPTSQPIVQLTLKSVGFGE; this is encoded by the coding sequence ATGAGCATCCTGGGCAGGCTGTTGCGCCGCGAGGACCCGCACTCCCTCGCCGCGCCCTACGCGCTCGACGCCCTGGAACCGGGCGAGCGGCGCCGCTTCGAGAAACATCTGCGGGGCTGCGACCGCTGTGCCGCCGAGGTGCGGGAGCTGGCCGAGGACGCCGTGCGCCTCGCCTGGTCCACGGCGGCCCCGCCGCCCGCCGCCCTGCGTGAGCGGGTGTTCGCCGCCGTACGGACCACCCCGCAGGAACAGACCGCGCCGGCCCGGGAGCGCACGCCCCAGCTGCCGCCGCACGTCTGGGGCGCCCAGCCCCCGCCGCGACGCACCCGTACGCCCCGCACGCACCCGCTCTTCGTGCCGCTCGCCACGGCCACCGCCGCGGCGGCCCTCGTCGTCGCCTCCCTCTTCGCCGTCCAGGCGCACCACACCCAGGACCGGCTCAACGCCGAGCGGTCCCGGGCACGTGAGATCGCCCACGTTCTGGCCGCGCCCGACGCTCGCGCCGTCACCAGCGAGGACGCGCGGGGCCGCGGAATCGGAGTGATCGCTTCCGCCTCGCAGGAGGAAGCCGTCGTCACCCTCAGCGGATACGGCACCCCGCCCGACGGCCGCGTCCGCCAGCTCTGGCTCATGCGCCCGCGCGTGCAACCGCGCTCCCTCGGGCTCTTCGCGGGCGACACGCCCTTGGTCGCGAAGGGTCTGGGCGCCTCCTCGACGTCACTCGCCGTAACCGTCGAGCCTGGTGGCGGCTCGGCGCAGCCCACCAGCCAGCCCATTGTCCAACTCACCCTGAAATCGGTCGGATTCGGAGAGTAG
- a CDS encoding sigma-70 family RNA polymerase sigma factor gives MQADELLVLVAGGDQRAFEDLYALVSGPVYGLVRRVVRDPAQSEEVAQEVLLEMWRSAARFDPGRGSALSWILTLAHRRAVDRVRSARAAGEREQREALRAGEPAFDQVAEEVEAGLEREWVRRCLHRLTALQRQSVTLAYYDGYTYREVAERLALPLGTVKTRMRDGLTRLRECLGGAA, from the coding sequence ATGCAGGCGGACGAGCTGCTGGTGCTCGTCGCGGGCGGCGACCAGAGAGCGTTCGAGGACCTGTACGCACTGGTGTCCGGGCCGGTGTACGGGCTGGTCCGACGGGTGGTGCGCGATCCCGCCCAGTCCGAGGAGGTCGCCCAGGAGGTGCTGCTGGAGATGTGGCGCTCGGCCGCCCGGTTCGACCCGGGCCGGGGCAGCGCGCTGTCCTGGATCCTCACCCTCGCCCACCGCCGTGCCGTGGACCGGGTGCGCAGCGCCCGCGCGGCCGGCGAACGCGAGCAGCGGGAGGCCCTGCGCGCCGGGGAGCCCGCCTTCGACCAGGTCGCCGAGGAGGTCGAGGCCGGTCTGGAACGCGAATGGGTGCGCCGCTGTCTGCACCGGCTCACGGCCCTGCAACGCCAGTCCGTGACCCTCGCCTACTACGACGGCTACACCTACCGTGAGGTGGCCGAGCGGCTCGCGCTGCCGCTCGGCACGGTCAAGACACGGATGCGCGACGGACTCACGCGGCTCCGCGAGTGCCTGGGAGGAGCGGCATGA
- the hmgA gene encoding homogentisate 1,2-dioxygenase, translated as MSDGGTSRASEFERGGARKTAAGLSYLTGFGNEHASEAVPGALPEGRNSPQRAPLGLYAEQLSGSAFTEPRAHNRRSWLYRIRPSAAHPAFTRADNGAIRTAPFTEAVPDPNRLRWNPLPEPPAGTDFLAGLWTLGGNGDAGRRTGMAVHLYHANASMERVFSDADGELLIVPERGGLLLHTEFGLLHVEPAHVALIPRGVRFRVLLLDESARGYVCENYGAPFQLPDLGPIGANGLANARDFRAPVAAYEDVTGPVEVVNKFCGNLWTATYDHSPLDVVAWHGNHVPYIYDLRRFNVIGSISYDHPDPSIFTVLTSPSDTPGLAGVDFVVFAPRWLVGEDTFRPPYFHRNVMSEYMGLIEGAYDAKAEGFVPGGGSLHNMMSAHGPDRETFDRASAAELKPQKIDDGLAFMFETRWPVTLTPLASRAEHLQPRYDDVWQGLQRHFHA; from the coding sequence ATGAGCGATGGGGGTACCTCCCGCGCGAGCGAATTCGAGCGTGGGGGAGCGCGGAAGACCGCCGCGGGACTGTCGTATCTGACCGGGTTCGGCAATGAACACGCCTCGGAGGCGGTACCGGGCGCCCTGCCCGAGGGCCGTAACTCGCCGCAGCGGGCGCCGCTCGGGCTGTATGCGGAGCAGCTGAGCGGTTCGGCGTTCACCGAGCCGCGCGCGCACAACCGCCGCTCCTGGCTCTACCGGATCCGCCCGTCGGCGGCACACCCGGCGTTCACCCGCGCCGACAACGGCGCGATCCGTACGGCCCCGTTCACCGAGGCCGTGCCCGACCCCAACCGGTTGCGCTGGAACCCGCTGCCCGAGCCGCCGGCCGGCACCGACTTCCTGGCCGGCCTGTGGACGCTCGGCGGCAACGGCGACGCCGGCCGGCGCACCGGCATGGCCGTGCATCTGTACCACGCCAACGCCTCGATGGAGCGCGTGTTCTCGGACGCCGACGGCGAGCTGCTGATCGTGCCGGAGCGCGGCGGACTGCTGCTGCACACCGAGTTCGGCCTGCTTCATGTGGAGCCCGCCCATGTGGCGTTGATCCCGCGCGGGGTGCGCTTCCGTGTGCTGCTGCTGGACGAGTCCGCCCGAGGCTATGTGTGCGAGAACTACGGGGCGCCGTTCCAGCTGCCCGACCTGGGCCCGATCGGCGCCAACGGGCTTGCCAACGCCCGGGACTTCCGGGCCCCGGTCGCGGCCTACGAGGACGTGACCGGTCCGGTAGAGGTGGTGAACAAGTTCTGCGGCAACCTCTGGACGGCGACGTACGACCACTCGCCCCTGGATGTGGTCGCCTGGCACGGCAACCATGTGCCGTACATCTATGACCTGCGCCGCTTCAATGTGATCGGCTCCATCTCGTACGACCACCCGGACCCGTCGATCTTCACGGTGCTGACCTCGCCCTCGGACACCCCGGGCCTGGCCGGCGTCGACTTCGTCGTCTTCGCTCCGCGCTGGCTGGTGGGCGAGGACACCTTCCGGCCGCCGTACTTCCACCGGAACGTGATGAGCGAGTACATGGGCCTGATCGAGGGCGCGTACGACGCGAAGGCGGAGGGCTTCGTGCCGGGTGGCGGCTCGCTGCACAACATGATGTCGGCGCACGGCCCGGACCGGGAGACCTTCGACAGGGCGAGCGCGGCGGAGCTGAAGCCGCAGAAGATCGACGACGGGCTGGCGTTCATGTTCGAGACCCGCTGGCCGGTGACGCTCACCCCGCTCGCGTCCCGCGCCGAGCACCTCCAGCCGCGCTACGACGACGTGTGGCAGGGGCTCCAGCGTCATTTCCACGCCTGA
- a CDS encoding ATP-binding cassette domain-containing protein codes for MTTTYAVLSEGLEKRFGAVPALCGLDLAVAEGTVCGLLGPNGAGKTTAVRLLTTLLRPDAGSARVAGHDLVREAAAVRSRIGVTGQYASVDGDLTGRENLRLFARLHRVRGPATRADELLERFGLTGAADRRASTYSGGMRRRLDLAASLVRRPDVLFLDEPTTGLDPASRTRIWQAVRDLKADGTTVLLTTQYLEEADQLADDIALVDRGRVAHTGSPAELKALIGSYAEAVVADGEALPKAAAVLDQLTGSEPVFDRERHAVGVVTTDPTLTLPRLVRALDAAGVPLLDAGLRPPTLDDVFLRLTGEPAPAKELAA; via the coding sequence ATGACGACTACGTACGCTGTACTTAGTGAAGGTCTGGAGAAGCGCTTCGGCGCCGTACCCGCCCTGTGCGGGCTGGATCTGGCCGTGGCCGAGGGCACGGTGTGCGGACTGCTGGGCCCGAACGGCGCGGGCAAGACGACGGCTGTGCGGCTGTTGACCACGCTGCTGCGGCCGGACGCCGGTTCGGCGCGGGTCGCCGGGCACGACCTGGTGCGGGAGGCCGCCGCCGTGCGGAGCCGGATCGGGGTCACGGGGCAGTACGCCTCGGTCGACGGTGATCTCACCGGCCGTGAGAACCTGCGGCTGTTCGCCCGGCTGCACCGGGTGCGCGGACCGGCCACGCGGGCCGACGAGCTGCTGGAGCGCTTCGGCCTGACCGGGGCCGCCGACCGCAGGGCCTCGACCTACTCGGGCGGCATGCGGCGCCGGCTGGACCTCGCGGCGAGTCTCGTCCGCCGCCCCGACGTGCTCTTCCTCGACGAGCCGACCACCGGCCTCGACCCGGCCAGCCGCACCCGCATCTGGCAGGCGGTGCGCGATCTGAAGGCGGACGGTACGACCGTGCTGCTGACCACCCAGTATCTGGAGGAGGCCGACCAACTCGCCGACGACATCGCCCTGGTGGACCGGGGCCGGGTCGCGCACACCGGGTCCCCCGCCGAACTGAAGGCGCTCATCGGGTCGTACGCGGAGGCCGTGGTCGCGGACGGCGAGGCGCTGCCGAAGGCGGCGGCCGTACTCGATCAACTCACCGGCAGCGAGCCGGTGTTCGACCGCGAGCGGCACGCCGTCGGCGTCGTCACCACCGATCCGACCCTGACCCTGCCGCGCCTGGTGCGCGCACTCGACGCGGCGGGCGTGCCGCTGCTGGATGCCGGCCTGCGCCCGCCCACCCTCGACGACGTCTTCCTGCGGCTCACCGGAGAGCCGGCACCGGCCAAGGAGCTTGCCGCATGA
- a CDS encoding type ISP restriction/modification enzyme, with product MPCVTYDDAPLLADLMPWSVAPLRPGRAWPTAPDPGSLKARWDALLKAEGPDREALFEPTRARTTGSAVGQLPGQSGTERLARAEGPCADPVRVLAAPFDEQWLIPDHRLIDTARPELWRVADAHQVFAVETGDEDDPLLVTSLLPTLRTGRIRPLYRRPGGTEPNLAPGLTAHLADRLGAAPAPADVLSWILVATGPGLTVPLTDDPALWSAGVELGRRTLWLMRRDGERPKLPGGRRPYVRAPLPARPLTLHYDQDEETLHLDEGRISPVPPDAWGYEVAGARVLESWFTARTAPPEAGTLSAIRPSTWSQTWTSELLELITVLALLAELRPQRAELKLASPITATDLRAAGVLPAPEASRRPASVLDHHEEGPEGQFTLI from the coding sequence ATGCCCTGCGTGACGTACGACGACGCTCCGCTGCTGGCGGACCTCATGCCGTGGTCCGTCGCACCGCTGCGGCCGGGCCGTGCCTGGCCGACGGCACCCGACCCCGGCTCCCTCAAGGCCCGCTGGGACGCCCTGCTGAAGGCCGAAGGGCCGGACCGGGAGGCCCTGTTCGAGCCGACCCGCGCCCGTACGACCGGCTCGGCGGTGGGCCAGCTGCCCGGCCAGTCCGGCACCGAGCGGCTGGCCCGCGCCGAGGGACCCTGCGCGGATCCCGTGCGCGTCCTCGCGGCACCCTTCGACGAGCAGTGGCTGATCCCGGACCACCGGCTGATCGACACCGCCCGGCCGGAGCTGTGGCGGGTGGCGGACGCGCACCAGGTCTTCGCGGTGGAGACGGGAGACGAGGACGACCCCTTGCTGGTCACCTCCCTGCTCCCCACCCTCCGCACGGGCCGCATCCGCCCGCTGTACCGCCGCCCGGGCGGCACGGAACCCAACCTCGCGCCGGGTCTGACGGCCCACCTGGCCGACCGCCTGGGCGCCGCCCCCGCCCCGGCGGACGTCCTGTCCTGGATCCTGGTGGCCACCGGCCCCGGCCTCACCGTCCCGCTCACCGACGACCCCGCCCTGTGGTCGGCCGGTGTCGAACTGGGCCGCCGCACACTGTGGCTGATGCGCCGCGACGGCGAGCGCCCCAAGCTTCCGGGCGGCCGCCGCCCCTACGTCCGCGCGCCCCTGCCGGCCCGGCCCCTCACCCTGCACTACGATCAGGACGAGGAGACCCTGCACCTCGACGAGGGCCGCATCTCCCCCGTCCCGCCGGACGCCTGGGGCTACGAGGTCGCCGGGGCCCGGGTCCTGGAGTCCTGGTTCACGGCCCGCACGGCGCCGCCCGAGGCGGGCACCCTCTCCGCGATCCGCCCGTCGACCTGGTCGCAGACCTGGACCTCGGAACTGCTGGAACTGATCACGGTCCTGGCACTGTTGGCCGAACTACGCCCACAGCGGGCCGAGTTGAAACTGGCATCACCGATCACGGCGACGGACCTGCGAGCGGCGGGCGTCCTCCCGGCACCGGAGGCATCCCGCCGCCCCGCCTCGGTCCTGGACCACCACGAGGAGGGCCCGGAGGGCCAGTTCACCCTGATCTGA